The Sulfitobacter sp. SK011 genome contains the following window.
CCGCAGCCTTGCAGCAATTTGCCAAAGTTGACGGCGCATGGGTTTCTGCACCTGTAAACGTTCACTCTACCAACTGGGTCTGGGCCAACAAGGCGGTTCTGGATGCCAATGGCATCGCGATGCCCGAAACATGGGAAGATTTCGTCGCGGCAATGGAGACTTTGTCCGCAGCGGGCATCACCCCGATTGCCCATGGCGGTCAGGCCTGGCAGGAAGCCACCGTTTTTGATGCGGTTGCCATGTCTGTACTTGGGCCAGACGGCTACAAGGCGGCGTTCATCGACCTTGATCCAGCGGTTCTGGGCGGTGACGGCATGAAAGAAGCCTTTGACCGCATGGCCGTGATCCGCGCCAATGTGGACGATAACTTTTCGGGCCGCGACTGGAACCTTGCAACAGCCATGGTCATCAATGGCGAAGCTGGTTTCCAGATGATGGGCGACTGGGCGAAGGGTGAATTCATCAACGCAGGCAAAGTCCCCGGCGAGGATTTCCTGTGTTTCCGCTTCCCCGGCACATCTGAACAGGTCACATTCAATGCCGACCAGTTCATGATGTTCGACCAAGGCGGTGACGTGTCCGCCGAGCAGGCCGCATTGGCAACAGCGATCCTGTCGCCGTCGTTCCAATCAGCCTTCAATGTGGTCAAAGGCTCCGTTCCTGCACGCACCGATGTGTCTAACGAGGCATTCGATGCCTGCGGTCAGAAAGGCATGGCGGACTTGGCTGCTGCTGCGGCAAGCAACAACCTTTTTGGGTCCATGGCACATGGGCACGCCAATGAGGCATCCGTCAAGAACGCGATGTATGACGTGATCACCGCGCATTTTAACGGCGAGTACGACAGCGAAACGGCTGTCCAGGAACTCGTCGATGCGGTCGAAATCGCCAAGTAACCACCACGCGGGCGGGGCAGCAAAAATTGTTGCCCCGTCCCTACCCTGCCCCGTCACATGAGCACAAGGAGGCTACTTTATGCCCCTGTCCGCCAACGCAGACTTTAAAACACGGTTTCAGCATTGGTTGCCAAAGCTGGTACTGTCGCCATCCTTGGCGATGGTGTTGGTGTTCGTCTACGGGTTCATTCTGTTCTCGGTGTATCTGTCCTTTACCGACAGCCGGTTGCTGCCGTCATTCGGTTGGGTGGGCTGGGAAAATTACTCAAAGCTTTGGCGTCTGAGCCACTGGGAAACATCGATCACCAATATGGGCATTTTCGCCGCCCTCTATATCGGGATCTGCACAGTTCTGGGTCTTGGCCTCGCCATCTTCCTTGATCAGAAAATTCGCGGCGAAGGCATGATCCGCACAATCTATCTCTATCCGATGGCGCTCAGTTTCATCGTGACAGGCACCGCCTGGAAGTGGTTCCTTGATCCCGGGATCGGTCTTGAAAATGTCATGCAAAGCTGGGGTTGGACCAGTTTCGAATTCGACTGGATCAAGAACCGCGACTTTGCGATCTATACCGTTGTCCTGGCGGCGGTCTGGCAGACCAGCGGGTTTGTCATGGCAATGTTCCTGGCCGGGCTGCGCGGCATCGACAACGAAATCCTCAAGGCCGCCCAGATGGACGGCGCGTCCAACTGGAACCTGTATCGACGGATCATCATTCCGCAATTGCGCCCTGCATTTCTGTCGGCTTTCGTGATCCTGAGCCATCTGGCGATCAAGACCTTCGATCTGGTCATCGCGCTGACCGGAGGGGGACCGGGCCGGGCCACGGAACTGCCTGCGACGTTCATGTATTCCTACACGTTCTCGCGCAACCAGATGGGCATTGGCGCGGCGTCGGCCACGATCATGTTGATGACGATTGCGGCGATCATGATCCCCTACCTTTATGCTGAACTGCGGGAGAAGAACTGATGTCAGTCGCGTCTCAAGATACCGCCATCCGCACGGGCCGCGTCATGCGCACATTGATCTATCTTGTGCTGCTGCTGTTCGCCCTGTTCTACATGCTGCCGCTCTACGTCATGGTCATCAATTCGGTCAAACCACTGGACGAGATCACTGGCGGCGGCATGATGAACCTGCCGCAGGTCTTTACGCTTGAACCTTGGGCCAAGGCCTGGTCCTCGGCCCAGATTGGTGTTCAGCCAACG
Protein-coding sequences here:
- a CDS encoding ABC transporter substrate-binding protein, producing the protein MRSFLKTKTAIALALSVTAGTAVADSHSGVEVLHWWTSGGEAAALNVLKDDLESQGIGWTDMPVAGGGGEQAMTVLRARVTAGNAPTAVQGLGFDILDWAKQGSLANLNDVAAAEGWDDVVPAALQQFAKVDGAWVSAPVNVHSTNWVWANKAVLDANGIAMPETWEDFVAAMETLSAAGITPIAHGGQAWQEATVFDAVAMSVLGPDGYKAAFIDLDPAVLGGDGMKEAFDRMAVIRANVDDNFSGRDWNLATAMVINGEAGFQMMGDWAKGEFINAGKVPGEDFLCFRFPGTSEQVTFNADQFMMFDQGGDVSAEQAALATAILSPSFQSAFNVVKGSVPARTDVSNEAFDACGQKGMADLAAAAASNNLFGSMAHGHANEASVKNAMYDVITAHFNGEYDSETAVQELVDAVEIAK
- a CDS encoding carbohydrate ABC transporter permease, translating into MPLSANADFKTRFQHWLPKLVLSPSLAMVLVFVYGFILFSVYLSFTDSRLLPSFGWVGWENYSKLWRLSHWETSITNMGIFAALYIGICTVLGLGLAIFLDQKIRGEGMIRTIYLYPMALSFIVTGTAWKWFLDPGIGLENVMQSWGWTSFEFDWIKNRDFAIYTVVLAAVWQTSGFVMAMFLAGLRGIDNEILKAAQMDGASNWNLYRRIIIPQLRPAFLSAFVILSHLAIKTFDLVIALTGGGPGRATELPATFMYSYTFSRNQMGIGAASATIMLMTIAAIMIPYLYAELREKN